In Hevea brasiliensis isolate MT/VB/25A 57/8 chromosome 13, ASM3005281v1, whole genome shotgun sequence, a single genomic region encodes these proteins:
- the LOC110652143 gene encoding protein POOR HOMOLOGOUS SYNAPSIS 1 isoform X1, whose product MAGSEQPQNPNEAAPEPMNKGLWQIHYSCFFSFPFFPSTCHILKPLTSSCINRNPCGRWVSYSSMAFLHLISDYRVRGVVLIVSFHGIVYEEHQISNLVFSWPQVSCLEERPVRGSIVVFSSYRDSLGQVQKFAMYFSSSSDSQTFINSLKVPVEILSNVNPNGNYEPIAQLISGHESIKHICSKEPMLAHGLDATCASLPPSFIALLFDSCPQAEEEPLKQPDSFYLNTQYVEETRDGHW is encoded by the exons ATGGCGGGAAGTGAGCAGCCTCAAAACCCAAACGAAGCAGCTCCTGAACCCATGAATAAAGGCCTGTGGCAGATTCACTACTCTTGCTTCTTCAGCTTTCCTTTTTTCCCCTCAACTTGTCACATCCTTAAGCCTCTTACTTCCAGTTGCATCAACAGAAACCCTTGTGGCAGATGGGTCTCTTATTCTTCAATGGCCTTTCTGCATCTCATAAGTGATTACCGCGTTCGTGGGGTCGTCCTTATTGTCTCATTTCACGGGATAGTCTAT GAAGAACACCAGATTTCCAATCTGGTTTTCTCTTGGCCTCAGGTTTCATGTCTGGAGGAACGCCCAGTTAGAGGTAGCATAGTTGTATTTTCAAGTTACAGAGATAGCTTAGGGCAG gTTCAAAAGTTTGCCATGTACTTTTCATCATCTTCTGACTCACAAACATTCATAAACTCTTTAAAGGT ACCTGTTGAGATATTGAGCAATGTGAATCCTAATGGGAATTATGAACCTATAGCACAGCTCATATCAGGTCATGAAAGCATAAAACATATATGTTCCAAGGAACCAATGCTTGCTCATGGCTTGGATGCCACTTGTGCTTCCTTACCTCCAAGCTTCATAGCTCTTCTCTTTGACTCTTGCCCCCAGGCAGAAGAAG AACCACTAAAACAACCTGATTCATTTTATCTGAACACCCA ATATGTTGAGGAAACTAGAGATGGTCATTGGTGA
- the LOC110656096 gene encoding protein LATERAL ORGAN BOUNDARIES, which produces MASSSSYNSPCAACKFLRRKCMPGCIFAPYFPPEEPQKFANVHKIFGASNVTKLLNELLPHQREDAVNSLAYEAEARVRDPVYGCVGSISFLQRQVQRLQKELDAANADLIRYACSEIPTALPAPPGTSSIQQMAPRHRPGDQFNRRMGNEGGFYQPSGMPLSYNFPWNDNPSGDINEGGGEGNM; this is translated from the coding sequence ATGGCATCATCCAGCTCTTACAATTCTCCCTGTGCTGCCTGCAAGTTCTTAAGGAGGAAATGCATGCCTGGTTGCATTTTTGCACCTTACTTCCCACCAGAGGAGCCTCAAAAATTTGCCAATGTCCACAAGATCTTTGGAGCTAGTAATGTGACCAAACTCCTGAATGAGCTTCTCCCACACCAGAGAGAGGATGCAGTGAACTCCCTTGCCTATGAAGCGGAGGCACGTGTAAGGGACCCAGTTTATGGGTGTGTTGGTTCTATCTCATTCCTCCAGAGGCAGGTTCAAAGGCTCCAGAAGGAACTTGATGCGGCCAATGCTGATCTGATCCGCTATGCCTGCAGTGAAATCCCAACCGCATTGCCTGCACCGCCAGGGACAAGTTCAATTCAGCAGATGGCTCCTCGGCACAGGCCTGGTGATCAGTTTAATAGAAGAATGGGTAATGAAGGAGGTTTCTATCAACCTTCTGGTATGCCTCTTTCTTATAATTTTCCTTGGAATGATAacccatctggggatatcaatgAAGGAGGAGGAGAAGGCAACATGTGA
- the LOC110652143 gene encoding protein POOR HOMOLOGOUS SYNAPSIS 1 isoform X2 → MAGSEQPQNPNEAAPEPMNKGLWQIHYSCFFSFPFFPSTCHILKPLTSSCINRNPCGRWVSYSSMAFLHLISDYRVRGVVLIVSFHGIVYEEHQISNLVFSWPQVSCLEERPVRGSIVVFSSYRDSLGQVQKFAMYFSSSSDSQTFINSLKVPVEILSNVNPNGNYEPIAQLISGHESIKHICSKEPMLAHGLDATCASLPPSFIALLFDSCPQAEEDMLRKLEMVIGELGGDLAL, encoded by the exons ATGGCGGGAAGTGAGCAGCCTCAAAACCCAAACGAAGCAGCTCCTGAACCCATGAATAAAGGCCTGTGGCAGATTCACTACTCTTGCTTCTTCAGCTTTCCTTTTTTCCCCTCAACTTGTCACATCCTTAAGCCTCTTACTTCCAGTTGCATCAACAGAAACCCTTGTGGCAGATGGGTCTCTTATTCTTCAATGGCCTTTCTGCATCTCATAAGTGATTACCGCGTTCGTGGGGTCGTCCTTATTGTCTCATTTCACGGGATAGTCTAT GAAGAACACCAGATTTCCAATCTGGTTTTCTCTTGGCCTCAGGTTTCATGTCTGGAGGAACGCCCAGTTAGAGGTAGCATAGTTGTATTTTCAAGTTACAGAGATAGCTTAGGGCAG gTTCAAAAGTTTGCCATGTACTTTTCATCATCTTCTGACTCACAAACATTCATAAACTCTTTAAAGGT ACCTGTTGAGATATTGAGCAATGTGAATCCTAATGGGAATTATGAACCTATAGCACAGCTCATATCAGGTCATGAAAGCATAAAACATATATGTTCCAAGGAACCAATGCTTGCTCATGGCTTGGATGCCACTTGTGCTTCCTTACCTCCAAGCTTCATAGCTCTTCTCTTTGACTCTTGCCCCCAGGCAGAAGAAG ATATGTTGAGGAAACTAGAGATGGTCATTGGTGAACTGGGAGGAGACTTGGCACTGTGA